The genomic window GGCGACATTCAGCGTTGCGGCGCCAATGCTCAGTCCGCCCAGCGTGGCGGTTAGCGAATTGACGATGTTGACCGTCGAAGTCGCCGTCACGACCAGGTTGTTCGCGTACGTCTGAAACGCGCCAAGGGCCAAGGGACCGGTTGTCGGCGCCAGGACCGTGTTGGGAATGGCCACCGTGCTGCCTCCGGTGTCGGGGCCACTGTATTGCACTAACAACCCCTCGCCGCCGCCCCCTTGATAATAGCCGATGTCGAGTTTGTGCAAGCCGGAAGTGAGGGTGACGGTTCCGGTATGCGTCGTTGAACCTTGAAAGGCGTTGTTCGCCACCACTGCCGTATCCGCGGGGCTGCCCGCGGGGCCGCTGCCATCGACGAACAGGTCGCTGCCGTCGTCACTTGTGGTGCTGAAGGTGTAGCTGCCGGCGGCTCCGATATTGATGTATCCAGTGAAGTAGGTTTCGAAATTTGTCGTGCTCGAAAAACCGTAGAGGGCGTTCGTGGGACCGGCCGTGTTGAACATGGCGTTGGGCCCACCGTAGTTATTGTTGCTGAAATTAAGGTTCGCCTTGCCGCCGGTGGACGTCAAGGTGCTGACGGCGAGGGTTCCGGCAATGTTGCTGAAATGGGTCGTCATCGCGGTATAGCTCTCGGTGACCGGCGGGCCCGCGTTCTGATAGTCAAGATCGGGGCCATTTTGATTTCCGTTATTAGGCGAATTGTTGTAGAGGTTGACAGTTAGTCCCGGCATCAACTGGCCTTGCAGGTTGAGTGTGGCACCCTGGAGCGTTACCGAGCCGGTACCGAGCGGCGAGCCGGGCGAGGGCCCGGCGATCAGCGTGGCGCCACTGCCAACCGTCGTTCCGCCGCTGAAGGTATTATTGCCGGTAAGCGTGAGCGTGCCCGCGCCGGCGGTCTTCGTTACCGCCCCGGTCCCACTGATGGTTCCGCTATAGGTCTGAGGATTGGGGTTGGCAAAAGCAAGCACGGCGTTATTAATGATCCCCGGACTGGCGACCGAACCATTGTGCGTGCTGCCGTCTCCCAACTGCAATGTTCCGCCGGTGATGGTGGTCGTGCCCGTATAGAGATTCGCGTTGGTCAGCGTGAGCGTGCCGGCGCCGATTTTGTTCAGCGATCCGGGTCCGCTCAATACGCCCGAATAAGTGGTGCTGCCGCCATTATTGCCGACGCTCACGGCGACGGCTGCCGCTCCGGTGTCCTGCAGCGCCAGGTTGGCCGAGCCTTTAAGTCCGCCGAGCGTGAACGCGCCGACGCTCGGGGCGAATAGAACATTGTTGGCGACGGTCATGTTGAGCGTGCTGTCTTGCAAGGCATTGGTTGAGCCAAGCGTCAGTGTCGCAGCGCCGATGACATTCGTGTCGCCGGTGAACGTGTTGTTGCCGGAGAGGGTCAAGCCGGCGTCGCTCACGATGAGGCTCAGAGCGCCCCCGCCGGCGCCGTCGGCCAAAACGCCGGCGTAAGAACTGGCGGCGAGCGTGTTGACCGTCAAGGTCGCGGGGGTCGCGTTGGCGTTGACGACTTGGGCCGTGGCGCTGGTGCTGTTCAAGCCGCTGATCGTGATGCTATTGCCGTTCAAGGCCAGCGTGCCGGTGCTGACCGGACCGAACGTGACCGCGCTGGGAGTTGTCGAGTTGAGTGCGCCAGCGTTGCCGACTCGCAACGTGCCTTGCTCGACATCCACGCCTCCCGTGAAGGTGTTGCTGCCGCCGAGAACCCAGACGCCGGCGCCGGTCTTGGCCAGCCCGAGCGTTCCGCCAGCCGATCCATTCCCGATGACGCCGTTGACGGCGTTCGCCCCGTTGTTGGTTCCTGTCAGATTCAGCACGGTGTTGTTGGTTGCAGTGCTCACGCCGGTGACGCCGCCGCCGATAATCAGGACGTTGGCGGTATTGGCGGCGTTGCTGGAAAACGTGTAGCTTCCACTGACTCCTTCCAAGACCAGGGGAGCGTTGATTGTCTCCGTGTTGGCGACCCGCACCGTGGTCTGAATCTTGCCCCCCGTGGTCAGCAGCAGGGCGTTGCCGCCGGTCGTGCCGATCACATAGGCCCCCGTGCCGGCCAGGTCGAACGTGATGTTCTGCAGATTGCGATTCAAGTCGGGCATCGGGGTCAAGATGGTGCTGGCGTTAGTGAAGGCGGCCAGATCCGTGTTGGTGGTGGTTCCATCGTGGACGCCGGGGACCAAGCCAGCCACCCAGTTCGCCGGGTTGGCCCAGTTCGTATCGGTGGGGGTGGCAGACCAAGTCGGGGCCGGAGTGACCACCAGATCGATTTCCGTTCCCGCAGGATTTTTCACGAAGCCCTCTTGGAAGCCGGAGATGCCGACGGCGATGCTGAACGTCGTATTCGTGAAGTTGCTGGTGCTCGACTCGGTGATGATTTTGTAGGTGCCTGTGCCAAACCCGCCGGTGTCGGTGAGATTCACGAGGACGCTGCCCGTTCCCGCGCCCGGCAACGTCAGCGCGCCGACGCTGGCGATCAGGTCCGAAGTGCCCGGAGCGCCGAACTTGTAATTCAGGATCGAACCGCCGTTGAGCGTCAGCGAGCCGACGTTCAAGGTGCCGATCGAGGCGCCGCCGGGGGCCACGATTCCGGCAGCGCCAGTCCCTCCCGATCCGTTGACGATCAATCCGTTGGTGATCGTGGCGCTGCCGCTAATCGTGGGGTTGCTGCCGGGGGTCGCCGCGGCCCCGCCGACCGTTACGCCGCTGGAAGCCAGCGAGATGCCCGTGGACAACATCAACGTGCCGCCGCTGACGATCGTCGGACCGGTGTAGGTCTGCGAGGTCGAGAGGGTCATCGCACCGGTGCCGGCCTTCGTGAAGCCGCCGCCGCCGCTCAATACGCCGGAATACGCCGTCGTCGAGTTATTCCCGCCGGCGGTCAGGTTGACGGCGGCGGGGGTGGGAGTAGCAATGTCGGCCAGCGCTAGGTTCCCAGAACCGGCGAGAGCGCCGAATGTGGCCGATCCCAGCCCGCTGGTAAACAGCACGCTATTCGATTTCGTAATGTTGACAGTGCTATTCTGAAGCGCTAATGGGTTTCCGACAAACAGCGTGGGACCCCCGGCTGGATTCGCCGTGATGTTCGTGGGGCCATTGAAGGTGTCGGCGCCGGTGAGGGTCAAACTACTGCCGCCCCCAACGCTGCTATCCAAGAGCGTCAGACCGCCATCCGTCCCCGTCCCGCCATGGAGCAAGGGCTGGGAAATGGTGATGCCGAAACTGTTGAGATCAATGATAGCGCCCCCCGCCATGACGTTGGAGGCGGTCAGGGCCTCGATGTGAGTGTGAACCGCAGGCCCGGGAGGCGTTGCCAGCGTTGGGTTATTATTGACGATGTCGGGATTGCCGGCGCCCATGAAGATGGGGAGCGCGGTCGTGGGGGCACCGTTGACGCGCAGCGTGCCGCCGTTGAAGTTGAACGTGCCGGTCCCGCCGTCATTGACCTTGAAGATGGCCGCCACATTGAGCACGCCACCCGACAGATTGTAAACCCCAGCGCCCGAGGCGGTGTTGTTGCCGTTGAATCCAATGCCAGATATCACTGTTCCCTGTACGATGTTAGGGTCTGGCGCGGTGATCGGCGTATTCAAGGCATTGACGGTGCCACCCGTCTGATTGAAGGTCCCGGGGCCGCTCCAACCCATCTGGATGACCTCATTGCCCGTGGCGGTGCCCCCGTGCATGGCGTTGCCCCCTTCACTATAGGGCGACGTCAAACCCGCGTTCAAGGTGCCAGCGCTGAGGTTGTAGACACCGAGGCCCGTGTCGCCGATGCTGACGTCGTTGTCCACGTTGACGGTCGTGTTGGCGGTGGTCTGATTGTAGGTTCCGTTTCCGTTGCCGGCGGTGCCGGCCATGATTCGCGCCGCGTTGAGCACCGACGGAGATGCCACGGTGCCGGAGATGTTGTATTGGGCGATGCCGCCGCCGTTGCCGTTGCGGACCCAGTTCGCGTTGACCGTGCCGCCGGTCTGGTTGAAGGTGCCGGAGGCCAGAGGAGCGGAACCATTGCCGTCGTTGATGTCCATGCTCTGCAATTGGCTTTTCATGGTGACGGCGGAGTATACCGTGCCGCTGAGGTCGTCGAGCACGCCACCGCTAATGTTGTACGTGCCCTGGCCGTTGTCGAAGCCGACGCGGAAATTCCCGTTGTCGTTAGCACCTCCCGCGTAGAGAGGTCCGACATTGACCGTGCCGCCGGTCTGGTTGACGACGCCGGTCGAATGGTCCTGGCCGATCCAGAAGGAGCGCGTGGCGACGGTTCCCGTGCCGCTGATGTTGAACGTGCCGCTGGTGGTGATGCTTCCCCGGCCGACCATCAGCCAGTTCTGGGAAGTCACCGTGCCCCCGCTCAAGTTGTAGACGCCAGTGCCGCCGTCTCGACCGATGGCAGTCCAGTTGTTGTTGTCCGTTTGGAAGTTTATCGTGCCGCCGTCTTGATTCACCGTGCCATGGCCCCCCTGGCCGATATTGGCGTCGCCATTGGGATTGTTGATGGTGCCGCCGTGAATATTCATGACGCCGACGCCATTACTGCCGTCGGCGACGTGCAAGTCATGAATATTGGCCACGGCATTGCCGCTAATGGTAAACGTGCCGTGACCGTTGTCTGCAACAACCAACCCACCCGCTGGCCCGGAATTCAACACGGAGTTGCCGGTCATGGTCATGATGCCCGTGCCGTTTTCGCCGACGCGAATGGTGTCGTTGGGACTTTCCAGATCGGCCGTCCCCGACATGTTATAAGTGCCCGTATCGCCCGAATTTCCCACGGATTGGCCGAGCCGAAACCAGCCGTTGCCGCCGCCTGCCCCCGTGCTCAATGTTCCGGCCGTTTGATTGAGCGTGCCGCTGCCCGTCGAGGCCGTACCGGGAGGATTACGATTCTGTCCATCCGGACCAATGTAGATTCGATTCATCAGCGGGTTGGTAAGCGTTCCCGTGATCGTGGCGGTCAGACCGTTGTCGACGTCGGCTGTGTCGCCGGTCCCAGGCAGAGTGCCGGTTGTCATCGTGTTGAGGTCGGTCCAATTGTTCGGGTCGTTCCAGTCGGTACTCGTGCCAACAGGCGTGAACTCAAACGTGTCGGCCAAAACCGTGCCGGCCGAGGCCAGGCAGAGCGCGGCAACGGCAATCGCGATTGGACCGCAGGTGCAGAATCGCCGAACAGAAACACTAAGGCAACGACGAGTGGTCGAGGAAGATAACATGGACACTCTCTCTCGGGCTTGGGACGGTGAATGCAATGTGCTTAAGAGGACTATCTATAGGAAATAGTGGAACCAATTCCAAACGATGCTGAGACCATTCCAAGGGCCCGCATCACAAGCGCGAGAAGGCGCGCCTGCCGCCTATAGGTCTCCCAGCGAGACGCATCTTCGCTGAGCCGACCCCAAAAAACCAACTCTCCGCAACCGATGGATTATCGATTGCCGCTTCCCGAAAATCACGCCCCGCTTGTTGTAAAACTTAAGGCGCGAGCGCAAATCCTCAAGTCGCTATCACAAGAATGTAACCAGCGGCTACAAATACTGCAAGGAAATTGTTAGTGGAATATTCGCCGGCGGATCGCCCTCCTTCCGCAGCGGGGAGCGGATTCGAGGAATCCCCAGCGCACCAGGGAACGAGGCTTTGATTCGGTTTCCAGCACAGGAGATACGACAACCGATCGCCGGTCGTCTCCGTCGGAAGTTCAAGGATTTCCGCTGGCGCGGCCGGCCGGCAAAATCGCCCCCGCCGATGACGAAAATCGACAGTTTAATTGCGTGAAGTTCGACTCGGAGCCAATCCAAAACGGCGTGCGGCGTGGGGGATTGTCCCCTTCTCGCCGCCGGATTTGTTAGGCACGCTCAAGGTCGCCGGGGTTGGTGATAGGGGAAGCCGGTTTCATAGAAGTGCTTGATTTGGTCGCGTAACGCCGTTGCCAACTCGTCTCGGTTCGATTGGCCGACTGCCAAATCGAGCGCCCGCTCGGCAATTTCGACGGCCTTGGGGTATCGGCCCACCTCGGCTTCGGCGGCGGCCAGCGTCGCGAGGGTTTCCGGATTCTGCCCGCCGGTGAGCTGCACGGCTCGTTGGGCCAATTCAACTGCCTCCACGCCGTCCCGGAGCGAATCGTCGGGGTCGGTCGCAAGCGTCCAGGCCAATTGGTCGAGAATCGCCGGATAGTTCGGCTGCAAGCGAACGGCCTGACGCCAATGGTCGATCGCCTCGCGAGTCTTTCCTTGGCTGTCGAGCAAGCGCCCCAGATGGATGTGGACCTCGGCGGAATTCGGCTCGATGGCCAATGCCCGTTGGTAATGGGCGATCGCGTCTTCGGTCGTCCCCTCGAGCGCGAGAATCCCCGCCAGCTTGCTGTGGGCATCGGGCGACCGCGGATCGATCTCGAGGGCTCGGCGAGCCTGCACTTCGGCGGCGGCGAGCTT from Pirellulales bacterium includes these protein-coding regions:
- a CDS encoding autotransporter-associated beta strand repeat-containing protein → MLSSSTTRRCLSVSVRRFCTCGPIAIAVAALCLASAGTVLADTFEFTPVGTSTDWNDPNNWTDLNTMTTGTLPGTGDTADVDNGLTATITGTLTNPLMNRIYIGPDGQNRNPPGTASTGSGTLNQTAGTLSTGAGGGNGWFRLGQSVGNSGDTGTYNMSGTADLESPNDTIRVGENGTGIMTMTGNSVLNSGPAGGLVVADNGHGTFTISGNAVANIHDLHVADGSNGVGVMNIHGGTINNPNGDANIGQGGHGTVNQDGGTINFQTDNNNWTAIGRDGGTGVYNLSGGTVTSQNWLMVGRGSITTSGTFNISGTGTVATRSFWIGQDHSTGVVNQTGGTVNVGPLYAGGANDNGNFRVGFDNGQGTYNISGGVLDDLSGTVYSAVTMKSQLQSMDINDGNGSAPLASGTFNQTGGTVNANWVRNGNGGGIAQYNISGTVASPSVLNAARIMAGTAGNGNGTYNQTTANTTVNVDNDVSIGDTGLGVYNLSAGTLNAGLTSPYSEGGNAMHGGTATGNEVIQMGWSGPGTFNQTGGTVNALNTPITAPDPNIVQGTVISGIGFNGNNTASGAGVYNLSGGVLNVAAIFKVNDGGTGTFNFNGGTLRVNGAPTTALPIFMGAGNPDIVNNNPTLATPPGPAVHTHIEALTASNVMAGGAIIDLNSFGITISQPLLHGGTGTDGGLTLLDSSVGGGSSLTLTGADTFNGPTNITANPAGGPTLFVGNPLALQNSTVNITKSNSVLFTSGLGSATFGALAGSGNLALADIATPTPAAVNLTAGGNNSTTAYSGVLSGGGGFTKAGTGAMTLSTSQTYTGPTIVSGGTLMLSTGISLASSGVTVGGAAATPGSNPTISGSATITNGLIVNGSGGTGAAGIVAPGGASIGTLNVGSLTLNGGSILNYKFGAPGTSDLIASVGALTLPGAGTGSVLVNLTDTGGFGTGTYKIITESSTSNFTNTTFSIAVGISGFQEGFVKNPAGTEIDLVVTPAPTWSATPTDTNWANPANWVAGLVPGVHDGTTTNTDLAAFTNASTILTPMPDLNRNLQNITFDLAGTGAYVIGTTGGNALLLTTGGKIQTTVRVANTETINAPLVLEGVSGSYTFSSNAANTANVLIIGGGVTGVSTATNNTVLNLTGTNNGANAVNGVIGNGSAGGTLGLAKTGAGVWVLGGSNTFTGGVDVEQGTLRVGNAGALNSTTPSAVTFGPVSTGTLALNGNSITISGLNSTSATAQVVNANATPATLTVNTLAASSYAGVLADGAGGGALSLIVSDAGLTLSGNNTFTGDTNVIGAATLTLGSTNALQDSTLNMTVANNVLFAPSVGAFTLGGLKGSANLALQDTGAAAVAVSVGNNGGSTTYSGVLSGPGSLNKIGAGTLTLTNANLYTGTTTITGGTLQLGDGSTHNGSVASPGIINNAVLAFANPNPQTYSGTISGTGAVTKTAGAGTLTLTGNNTFSGGTTVGSGATLIAGPSPGSPLGTGSVTLQGATLNLQGQLMPGLTVNLYNNSPNNGNQNGPDLDYQNAGPPVTESYTAMTTHFSNIAGTLAVSTLTSTGGKANLNFSNNNYGGPNAMFNTAGPTNALYGFSSTTNFETYFTGYINIGAAGSYTFSTTSDDGSDLFVDGSGPAGSPADTAVVANNAFQGSTTHTGTVTLTSGLHKLDIGYYQGGGGEGLLVQYSGPDTGGSTVAIPNTVLAPTTGPLALGAFQTYANNLVVTATSTVNIVNSLTATLGGLSIGAATLNVASPDTTNTAYSLTFAGPTTLTGNATINVANSASAGAGQVNLTTVGGAFSLTKTGPGVLSLSGNGTYSGGTILAASTGLVIGNNPGSLGTGPVTLNNATTLRVVSTSPIVTNPTLSGFGGTSTSVTGAGTPWTVNNAGIASNPINSNVLTLTDGVNGEQRSAFFGTKQSVAGNFAIGFTYTATGSGTLADGTAVIFQNDPRGLTALGGGGGGLAYSGITPSAAYEINVYPPNTVGSGVNVNGNIGPFSATGSINQGSGDPINVALVYNATAQTLTEVLTDTVTGNTFANTHALPSDLVTLLGGPTAFFGFSGATGGSNSTQLISNFSIGPGIASVYANNVVLPGGSSATIDVGQTAAGATVTMGSLTVGSGAGTTLNLTNTTGQVLVGGYGVNFTGGVFNGNLAINNALGSSSGDPGTVTVSGVSTFATGVAITVNSGTLGFNNTTGAATVNSGVSITVAPGANLVLAGSVSDLSSTASAASRVHVVNNGNLVVSGTHQQTGGIDQAASATGVTTVNGGSDLTADHIVQSALIIGGDATHTASVTIAASTSTGGPMASGLTLAGSLTGDAPFGAGLGSSTPLAPGSSSPGSSLGGSVGGVGAGSSLSSVPEPSSIVLIVLGSLACLLPALRRGKMLRSR